The sequence below is a genomic window from Pecten maximus chromosome 14, xPecMax1.1, whole genome shotgun sequence.
AAAGCAAGGTGAAGGGattggggtgggggtggtggTTGAATGTTACTTACAGCCTAATAGCTTATAAACGTCAAAGTGTTATTGTGATTAAGTTAACGGCATCAACTTGAGATTGTACAAGATTCGGTCGCGGAAGACGACGGTGTTAGCAATGTACGGTTAGTATGATAACagacaaaatttcaaaatgaatagTCGTACAAAAAAAGTAGTCCACAGCTGAAACATTGAGTCAAGGGACGAGGTGCGCGGAATCAAAACAACGCGATCGAGTGACTCACTATACATATGCATATGTGAAGACAAACCAGCCATTTGTTCGGATAACAAACAAGGGTCACCCAAGAAAAGAAAAATCTAAAAAGATAGTATCAATTACTTTAAGTGAAACGggaaaacaaatattgtatacaacaaATTTCACCAAACGACCGTTCCATGCGGTACATGTACCTATTGTGAAACGTAGCCAGGAATGTTTTTCTATCGAGCGTTGTGTATAACCAAGAAACTACATTACTTCATTTAAGATTAGATTATACTATATTTGCATGACAAACATTGCAAAATATTGAGGTAGTACATACACTTATATGACGACGTCGTGTCACCTGTAATCAATTTTCAAACATCTACTAAAAATATATGAGTAGGTTTGTTGTTTCAAATTACTTTTTTGCTCAGTGACAAATTTGTTAATGAATGTTTAAAGTTGCATTCCTTCGTTTGGGCATCAGAAATTTCTATAGGTAAAATCTATGCCCGAATGAGGATTATATAAGTTTTCGTGAATACCAGTAATGAAAGTAACACCGAAATTTTCAGAACAATTACGTTTTGTACACAAATACCGTTTGCCTTcgcggtaattagtgatacataTAATGTACTTCGGATCgaattaagattttttatgatatactacTTGAAGCACTTTGGTTTCCCTTGAGAGCAAAATTGTCGTATTTATATAAAGCTGATGACTTTTACTACTTGGGGAAAATACACCTTTCCCATTAAGTTTCCTtcattcaaacgaaggaatgtccctaaAAGCTCTCAGTAGAACGAATATAAATTGGAAAATTTAAGTCCAGTTTTATTAATGTTCCCTCAAGAACGTATGATCTACTAAAAAAACGAATTCGAATTGAAGTTTaaggtttgttttggttttagTGGTCCTATCAAAAGCTAATGTCAAAGGCTCAAGTTTGttatgtttaacgtccttacaaacaaggacggcctcctctgCATGTGAGATGTACGTGATTATTGCATGTGGTTTTGGGCGGCTGCAGTGTGTTCGTGTCTTTTTGTTATAGTGCAGAagtatactgccaaagacatccaCAAGAACACAAAGATTAATTATGTACACAAAAGTTTATTGTCGATAGGCCGTGAAAGAATACAAttgaataatttaaaaaaaaatgttattgaaatGACATTATTAACGCTATTCCAATATCGATGGACACAGGATAAACATAATGTAAACGTGACACAGTTAAGATAACGACATGCACGTCAACTTGTTTGAGCTTCAGTTAGGCTGGAATTCAAAACACGCAAAATATCTAGAGCTTCTGGTGCCGACCATTTTGTTCATTATAAAGGTTGGTGGATTAAACAGGATTGCTCCTAGTTTGCCGTTTTTACAAATCTGCAAATCAATATAGCCTTTAAAATGATAAACGACCATGAAAGCGATCTCTGATCTTCAGATTATTccaaattacatttaaatttttattttattttatttcaggttaGTAAGTTTACTTCGTAAACACAAAGTGAGCACTGAACTATAGATATAATCACATCATCATATCGGTAATGAAGTTTGTTGTGATggcaaatgtgtatttatgcTTATAAAATAGGGATCAGAAACTATATTTTTCGGTTTATATACCCTTCAATCACCAATACCATAGCGAGATGAGCAACAGACGATCCCACAAGGTTTATTGGTTTAAAGGTGAAAAGCAGGTGATTTTGtctctttattttgttttccatttaTCGTGTTTTCAGCGACTTTGCTACTGAGTAAGGTGATTTCCTGGTCCATGGATGCTTTGTCCATATTTTCTAGAAGTTCTTGTCGCTGAAACAAAAGCAATAACTATGTAACACAGATCTGTATTTTAAACTGGATACATGTACTTGGTAAGCACATTCATATTGCATATTAGCACTGTTTCAATGATTAGTATAATGTTAACAGGACAACGAAACCTTAACCGGTTTAAATTGATTGTATCCAATTTAAAATGATCCTTCTAATGCCTTctgaacaacaaaaatataatttaagttGTTCTTATTGTCGATACATTGATAACGATGTTTACATGAAatgaagataattttatatgCTTTTCtctaacaacaacaacaaagaatCCTAGTTATTCCCATGATAATAGtttgacatttgttttataCTTGATAAATTGTTTTTGACTATTATATCTTAATTCTTACCCTTTCAAATGGTGCACCACCATAGCACCAGGTCCTGAAACGCTTTGGTAAGAAGGGAAATACGTGGTCTATTATTGGAAGTATGTATCGAACATCCACGTCAGCAGGATCAGGCCGTCCTGTAATAACAAAATTGTGTCTActattttttcgttttttttaaagcaatgatGACAATTGAGCGAGAGTCAGTTTAACAAAGAATATCTCAATGTTTTAAAGCTACAAACAATACcgaaacaataaaatataaaccGATTTGGATATGAAATATAATAGCATTTGGCCAATCATATCAATCTTAGCAACTTATTTTCAAAAAAGCCTGTTAGAAATTCCAATATACgaaaccaaattatatatagCTGTTAAGTAAGTATAAAAGGAACCCTAATAATAAAAGTATGCGTAGAAAATGCCTTTGCCCATCGACCATGTCACCATAATCTGTATACCTGTGAAATAACTGACGAGCGAGCCAACGACGAGGGAGATAATAATACCCAACGTACCAAGCCATTGGTAGGAAATGGCATACAGCCTATCAATACCTtcactgaaataaaacaaagcaTGTCTGTGGAAGTACCAATAAACCATCTTTCTATGAATACACATGATAATTCATACATCGCCTAATATATCTAAAAGGTGTAAATaactttcataaaaataataaaagtcgtaattatttatcaattatggGCAGTTGGTGAGGTCAATATGGTCTTATACCGACGTGGTAGAAGCAGATGCCGAAGGCGAAGGAAATTAAATTGGAGCATTGTAACGGCTCacttattatgacgtcattatataatattaactCGGGTGTTTATCACAAAGTACCGTTCTTCACGTGACCATGCATAAGCCAATGGTAATTGTggaaaatcggacaatatctaataTTTTCAATTACCCTCAGCTGCAGCACTTTTTGATTCCTTCATATTTTGTTCTATATCATGAATATTATATGCCAAACTCAAATCTTGAcgtaattatatacaatttaagcttttgataattttaatactGCCAACAGTATTGTAAGAAATCAGAACAGATAATTTATTCATAATGGTATTAAAATAAGCAAAAAAGTCACCGAAAGACCAATAagtatttcaaaaaataaacgaaatcaataaaaaaaattgacatacTTTTCCTTTAATCCCGAAAATACTGATTGCGTGATAGCGGAGCGTTCAGTCGATAagtatttcaaaaaataaacgaaatcaataaaaaaaattgacatacTTTTCCTTTAATCCCGAAAATACTGATTGCGTGATAGCGGAGGGTTCAGTCGACGAGTAAAAATACGTGTTGTTCAATAAGTAGGTGTTGTTCAATAAACCAGTAGTGTTCATCCCAAAAGCTTGGCATTGATCCGTCGGACCCGCGGGAAGATATGGAGTCTTCTTCAAGGTTGTGGAAAAACTTTGTCCCATTGATATCCAGAATATAAAGGACATGCTACTGATTACTCCGGCCACAGCCCCCTTTCAGataaatatgtatcaatatatatgatatagtacaTCATGGTGTTGAATGATAGCACGaaatttgatataaaagtttaaaaataaatgaattacattTTGTCAATagtttttgttataattgatTATGAATATAATACTACTATTGACATAAATGCgtaatatattttaacattccTTGTGCCCAATGTGCTCATCGCTTAAGCGTTGAGAAAGGTCGCTGTTCAAAAGAGCCagcaaaatatcatgatatatgtagtTTCACGTGATCACAAAGTTATCTTTCCCGCCATTGTAAAGTTTTGCATTTCAACATCTAAAAAGAGTAGATAAAGACATGTGTGCATGTTTACACATTCATTACTAGGATAAACTATGCCTATTGTATTGTAAAAGAGATCTGTGATAAGTCATATAAAAGATTCTGCATGTATCACTATGGTTTTCGATAAGGCTTACCTTTTTGGTGGCCGTTGGGAAATATGCTGAATAAAACATCAAACCCGTCATTGGAGCACCAAATGCTGCTAGAATACTGTACGTAACCTAAGGTTTACATGATATCGAGTTAAACAATTGGTTGCAACTAGCATTGTTCATTATTTACactaattaaaattgaattatgGTATCGAGTTTGAAAGatactttgaaaacaaaataatctaGGCActtcaaaaaatttttaatcTTTACATTTATTCATCTTATATGCTTGATTTTGATTTATAGAGTGGAAATCATTTTTTTCCAAAGTATGTATTCGTCCGATTTGAAATACTGGATgcatacagtgtatattttgacaaatatttatataactaaaCTTGGTACCTGAGTGATAGGACCCTCAATGTTGATTATCATAAATGATACTGCGACAGCTGCCATTCCAAACACTAGCACTGTAGggaaataagtatttatattgtcaataaagtttgttcaagtCTATAAAGCAGTTTTGAAATCCCTTTTGCATGGGTAATATACAGATAAACATATAACCTATTGTTATAATCCAGGAGTCGGATCGTCCGTGGTTTATATAagctattttttaataaaacagtATTGTGATAATACTAATGATGGTATAGTTTGGTATTTGACATAATGTTTTTCTTACGTTTTCAGATATGccgaccttgaccttgatatttgacatactttaaaaaaataaaaccttgGCTAAAAATATGATAACCGTAGGAATAGGGCTCACATAGACATGTGTTCCTAATGACTTAACCTTCGCAGATCTGCATTTGACCTTCGTCATTGACATACTTTAAACACCATGAATTCATCGTGGAGCTATCTCCTTAGAAAATCTTGTTTTACTAACAAGGTTTTTACAAACATCATAGACATGCAAATATTTGCACACATAATACATAAATTcaggatatttttttcatgacgTTGCCGCCAATGGAAAAAAGGTTGTTTTGGATGATGGAGGGAAACACACGAGAAATACCAGCGTGCTATCAGTGGGAAAACAACTAACCCaacaaacccccccccccccccccccccccatacgGCCAGCACGTACAGCTGCGAACTTATGTTATATGTGAGAGTAGTCTGAACCTCACGCATCACTACACTGATAACATTATTCTACTATCAGTGCATCAGCTTTCACGGACACGGAGGCAGGTGTGTGCATGTACCAGGTGATAAATATCCTCAAGAATATAAAGAAACATTTTTGATACCGAATATAAAACACACGATTCACCTAACATAGAGAGCTTTCAGACTTGCAGGTATTTATAGAAATGCCAAAGTTGGCGCATTGGTGCGTTTTATGTAACATGTAGCAACCGACAAATCAATTGAAGTTAAACTTAATAAAATGTGAATGTGGAGCTGGTGTTATTGAttatgtaatgtaaaaattatgTCGCATCATATACGCTTTTGTTAGAATGTGTATAATCAGTGGTGAAtttaaagtataaaatatattgtttaaaaccAGACAGAGGGGAGACATATTCTTTACATAGGCGTTAACTTGAAAATGTACGCGAACACATATACAAAGCGCATTTGCTCGGTTTATTGACGTATACATATCTACGTTGTTTAACATTGGTGCAATATAAGcgtattgtttacatgtttccGTTGTGTTATGCATTGTCTGACACAAATTGGTGCATTGTTGCGGTGTTTAgtgtttttgttcattttgttaGGACGGACATAGTAAAAACAACGTCAATCAATTCCACAATTAGATGCACTTTTACGAAAAACGACAATAAATAAGATCAAATACCGATATGGTCCATTCACGAGTATCTGTGTTAGGACTTCGCAAGTAACTACACAACTTTTACTGCTGTCATTGTTTGCCATTTTCTTGAGAATATACCCTCATAGTCGACTATGATGTCATATTTTCTGAtggaatgcttttaaaaatcgTGTTTGTTAATGATGCCTTTATATTTACTGATCACATTAGAACGTAAGTTAAGCACTTCAAGTTGAATAGCCAACTTTCTGTGCTTCTAGTAGATCTACGACTGAATCTCGACTATTTTTACTATCCTACCAGGTACTATTTAAAATTGTGAGAAAAGATTCGGTATCATTCTGTACAAATACCGGATGGAATTTGCAAAGAAAAACATCACATTGATTCCAATATCCTCCTAGGAAAACTCaaattgaactgtttttgttaatttgctTAGCATTGAATTGACTGTAATTCCCTACATCATGCGGAGACTGTTTCAGAAACCTGTGAAAACCACAAAAATACTATTGAAATCAGACTGAGTATTCTAAACTTTAATTGATCAAACATTCCAGTGTGAAAATTGAAAGTATGAACAGTAAGCATAggaattttaaatgttttttttctggttgGTTTATCAATGAATGCAGGTAGTATGGTGTCGGTATTTGAAATGGATCGCCGGTCGTTGAAATATGTTCTTGCAGTAATAAATCTGGGTCATATAATATTGGATAAAGtgtattaattttaaaacatcaacTTTATATCTTGTATATGCCAAAGGCCAAGATTTACCAAAATTTGTTTTCCCTGTCGACTTTTTTTGTCCCTTAGTACACGAAGCTGTATATGCtaagtatatattataaatttgtGGAAATATTATGTAAAACCATTCATCAATCGTGCAATTTAAGGATGCTGCAGCTCTTTCAAAGGGAAAATTATTATCGATTTAAAACAATACCCAAAATGAATTTCGTTATGCAATTACCACCTTCATAAACTTTTGAGCTTATAAATGTATcttaataattgtaaaattaagtggaaaataattaattgaatccCGAAAACATTATTAAATTCCCCGCATTACCAATCTGTCGTGTTAACCCTTGTGGAATTATCAATTTAAGTATTAAAAACTATCACCATTTGGACACCTTTACCATGtcttttttcaatttatttgtGCTAACTAGATAGTTATTCTATCGTGGGCGCAATTGTGTGCAGTTTTGTGAATTGCAGTGTATAGTTGGCGGCTCTGCAGCAACTTATATGAAcaaaatttggtttgaagcaaaCATCAGTCTTACCTGAAAGTTTAGCTATTAGTGTTATTTTGAAATCCGAGAAACCTTTAAAGGTAGGTTTAATGATGTCTTCTGTCAGTTGAGCTGATAAGCTTGCTAACCCGGAGGATAAAgtactgaaaaaaacaaatttgcGTTTAAAATAAACAACTAAGCGCAATGAATTTATCTATTACTAACTTTAACAATTTCGCGCGACtacatcaatttatttattaacataATTTAGTACCTGATGCGATTATATTGTCTCTGATCCGAAAACGTACGGTGTAAAGAGTAAACTTTTAAAGCATTATGTAACTGTAGTGAAGTCTAAAGTCGTATGCAAAATGGAATGACATCTCTTATGGTTAATTAAACTGAAACCTGCTTATAAATAGCTTCTTATAGTTGAACCAAATAAACATGTCCGCGTTCTCTTTTGCCCCGATACCCAACAGATctaattatttgttttacacaAAATGCATCGTTAAAATAATGTCGAATGGTATCGcaaaatattccaaaatttatattatttctttCTCCTCTGACAAAACTTTACGACTATTACCATATTGTAATGCTAATCGAAAAATAATAGTTCTAATAGTTCTTTTATAAATACGTTTACAACAGGTTAAACACTTTACCTTAGAGAAGCACTGAAGAGCGAGGCCAAAAAGAGACCCGACATGCCAGGTAGATTCCTAAAGATGTCCAGTACCATGAATGGAATTAcctaaatcaaaatatttttacagGCTTTCAACAGTTCTGTACCGAATACCTACTTATAATAACATATTTCGGTGTCATGAAATTTTCGCGTTTCTCCTCTCAGGGAGTTTTTTCAATGTGTCTAAATGGGGCGTTACTGTTCAAATTTTGCGTTTTCCGATATACTTGTAGCAAAACAACGCATCTCactaatatgacatattttctATAAGAGCCTAATTACGTCAAGTAACATACATTAGACATGCTTACCTGATTTTGATTGGTGATTTGTTTTGATGCTAAAGGGTCGCATCCTTTAGAGTAGAAATAAGCGTAAGCGATTATTCCTTCAAATGCTGCTAACGACATAGTGAACAGAAACGCTGGACCAGCAAACAGGAGGACTCTGTTGAGAAGggaaacaattatatatatatcattccactggtaataaatataaagaaaggaaagaaacaaaatttaattaatgGATTGATGAAAGGTGCTAAAATGTCGATTATTTCACTTGTTTATGACAAAAACCAAAATAGCTAAATTATCACATTCATACAATTTTCTCCTTATAAAGATGTAAAGTCTAATATGGAGGGAGAACTAGCCTGTTTGCAGCACGTTGTGTAGGCATTGAACTGATCCTTTGTACAGATGATTGGTTGAATACCAGACCTGTTGTTCGTGTAGTAGCTCCAACTACCAGGCTCCAAAAAGAGTGACGCACGAACGGATCGGGATCAAAACTAAACGAGAAAAACGTTAACAGTCACTGTTGTTATTGATATAGTAGAAAACTAGTCCGTTCTTATTCACTTGCTAAATCCCGTCTGTTTATTTACGATAGGTTGTGTCAGATATAGCATATCCATCTGATACAGTCGATTGCTTTCGCATATACTTTGTTTAGCACTCAAATTTTGTTAGCGTTATCGAATTGCACAAAACGACCAAGTCATTTTTACGTGAAAACAGAATATGGAATGGTTACATTTCCGAACATACCTCGATTAATTAAAGAAAGATTACATTTCTaaatatgattatttattttgttgataacgTAAATGCCATATATAAGTTCGTGTTTATTATAACATTCGTAAAGGTTACTTACTTGAAGAAATTAAGTCTTCCGTTATTCCGGAcgattttaaacatatttgctGACCCACCGGCAGTTCTAGTACCCTATATGAAACACAGAACGATATCTTGGGCAGAGGTTTCGGTTTTATCGCTGAATGCATTGTGCAAACTTCCATCTCGATGCTATATGATGTTTATAAATTTCGTTTGTATTCGCACGACTCTTCCACTTAAAGTTATGTAAATACAGGAGATCGACCGAAAAGTGATTTTAAGCGCCAACAATTAAGTaatctttatttgttctatgtATGATCCTTTCTCTACTTTAATTATCTGATAATAGGGAAGCCCCCACATCCAATCTAAAAGACATGTTAGAGACGAATTTACAATGAATTTGAAATTGCAATACTAAACTTCGTTCCcagcaatgttgttttctggATCATATTCTAAATCAAACAGGCACAACTATGGCCCATGGGGAACTAACATATGAAACTTGAGACAAGAGGAACTTAGTCCTGGATACTAAGGgcttagatttttttttcattacaaaagCTATCAGCCATTTATATTTCTTGGTAAATCAGCAATGGCTCGATCATGTGGCAAGGAAGCAGAATATAAATCATACACTACCGCCTCTATATCTAATGAGCGTATAGAAATGGAAATGGCTGTATGAAACGGTTATATTAGTtagttttgtttcattttaatccTAAATACGTCTCTTGTTATGAGCCAGAAACAAATTCAGGAATCCACTTGACATTTTCAACCAATTTGGGAGTGGGAGGACTGGAGGTGTTTTCCTTCATCATGTCCTAACAAAATATCCAACAGTAAAACTATACCAAATGTGACCTTGTCCTCTGACCCCgttaccttgacctttagtCAGCCAATCTTTATTTAATTCTGAACAACTAGAAGAGAtcaagggaaacccacatgaAGTTTCCCAGAAATAGCAGTAATAAGGATTGTTGAATAGCCTTCCGTCTGATGATAGTAGGCTAATTATCAAATGGTTATGAAAAACATGATTGCATTCACTCCAATAAACTAATTAGGTTTACATCAAATGTGAATGTTGCGCTTCCTCTTGCTAGTATTCCCtctaaaattcaatatttaaatcataAGAAATGAGGTTATCATTTCTATCAGGTGAACTATGGCCTGTTTGCACTACTTGTATTATGAGGCGTGATACATTCTGACTGAGCAAAAGGAACACGCACTGAAATAAGGGTCGGGCGattgtaataattatatcaagGCGGTTATACAATTATGTAGTCTTTGTAAACTACGCTCATACATATATGGCATCGAATAAAAATTCTTGTAATTTTTCCTTCCAAACTATTTACCTGGATGATGACACAAAACATGCCAATGAGCATAACCAGACACTGAAACACGTCTGTCCAGATCACTGCCTTGATACCGCCCTGGAATGTTAAGTAATACTTAAACGATATTATTATCAATAACTGTGTTGTTATCATTTCACACAAAAATGCTTAAAAACAAGGCTGAACCTTAAATAAATGACAATGTTTATATCCGAATCTACATGTCTCTTGAAAGAGCACCAGTCATGTAGAAAATATTAAGTAATTGGAATTCACGTACTTTGTAtaataaagtttttatttatttaattcccTTGGTTATATGTGCATACAAGTTCCTTACTAAAGACGTGTACAGCACGGATACCGATGCCACCAGTACTATGGACGCCCAAACTGGAAATTCTGTGActgttaaatataattaataatgttttaatgacCTCATATAAATCTATTCATAAAATATCGGCATAAATTAAtagtattgtatttaaaaaatacaatgtagtagCAAAATAATATACACCATACAAGTCTAAATTATATTAAGATGCTCTGGGAAATGCTCCATATCTTACCTGCATCTAAGGCTATTGCGGGACCATAAAGTACAATGCCCATGTAAAATATCTGAAAACAAGAAAACCATTTTCTGATACAAGTGGTCCATAAGTCTAAACGGTCATCCGGGTGTTATATTGAATTGTACTTTTTAAAAGTCAATCGACAATTTGAGTCACTTAGAACTAACAACGCCAGATTCACATAAAGCAACACATTGTTCCTGAACAAAAAGGTATAATCACTTATACCACGTACACTGGTAGCAAATAAAAATAATGCTAGGGTTTCTCAGAAATTATTTCTGAATACTGTTACCCTGAATATATGTAGATGTAATGTTAGCGATAATCAACTGCAATTACTATTTGAATTCATACTATTTGAGTTC
It includes:
- the LOC117341764 gene encoding sodium-coupled monocarboxylate transporter 2-like; translation: MYYFFFFNYLKCIYLGDYKSFYLLQYLEVRYKSRGIRLMGTCVSGLGTIFYMGIVLYGPAIALDAVTEFPVWASIVLVASVSVLYTSLGGIKAVIWTDVFQCLVMLIGMFCVIIQGTRTAGGSANMFKIVRNNGRLNFFNFDPDPFVRHSFWSLVVGATTRTTGLVFNQSSVQRISSMPTQRAANRVLLFAGPAFLFTMSLAAFEGIIAYAYFYSKGCDPLASKQITNQNQVIPFMVLDIFRNLPGMSGLFLASLFSASLSTLSSGLASLSAQLTEDIIKPTFKGFSDFKITLIAKLSVLVFGMAAVAVSFMIINIEGPITQVTYSILAAFGAPMTGLMFYSAYFPTATKKGAVAGVISSMSFIFWISMGQSFSTTLKKTPYLPAGPTDQCQAFGMNTTGLLNNTYLLNNTYFYSSTEPSAITQSVFSGLKENEGIDRLYAISYQWLGTLGIIISLVVGSLVSYFTGRPDPADVDVRYILPIIDHVFPFLPKRFRTWCYGGAPFERRQELLENMDKASMDQEITLLSSKVAENTINGKQNKETKSPAFHL